The Dioscorea cayenensis subsp. rotundata cultivar TDr96_F1 unplaced genomic scaffold, TDr96_F1_v2_PseudoChromosome.rev07_lg8_w22 25.fasta BLBR01000293.1, whole genome shotgun sequence DNA window AAGATTGCAAACATACATAACTTTGATTTTTCAaccccaatatatatatatatatattatatattcaagCTAAGAGCCAGAAGTTCTTGTGCCATCTAGTACTAACAAGGTATCCACCCATGCCTTTGCTCTGCTTCCTCACAGCCATTGTCAAGCATTCTGCTTGATTGATGCATTGATCCACAAACTCCTCATTGCTATTATTGAACAAACTTCACAAGCACAAACAAAACCCtttaatacataaattaatcacatttatctaaatttaataaCACTAATTACCAGCAGAAAGGTAAAGCCTTGCTCTGGCTCAACACAAGAATAGAGatctccatcttcttcactTGACCAAGAACACTCCCCAACTTTGGCCCTTTAATCACCACACTCTCCACAGCCACCtaaatcattcaaaatcaaaaatcatatatacatagatatacatatataacaaaGATTAATATGATGAAACTTAAGTAttgaatattaattattaccTCAGGGTTGCTAGACTTGCAAAGAGAAACAAGAGAGTTGGAAACTTGGAAATCATCCTCACTCTTTTGAGCACCATTATGGTAACTAGGAACAACATGGAGGAGAACAAGCATATCACCTTTGTTTACAACATGTGTTAATGCCCACATCATTGCATGCTTTCCCTTCTTTGAGTTTTCCTCTATCACCACCAtcaccttctcttcttcttcttcttatttttatcattaatattttcaaCTCCATTACCACCTTCTTCTGTCTTCTTCATTGAATCAACTCCACCATTGGCATTAACATCACCTCTCTTTCCTTTACCCCACTTCCTTGAAACACCTCCACCATTAGACAAAGGATGGTACCCTGAAGTGTTTTCCCATGCTTGTT harbors:
- the LOC120254015 gene encoding uncharacterized protein LOC120254015, which produces MVVIEENSKKGKHAMMWALTHVVNKGDMLVLLHVVPSYHNGAQKSEDDFQVSNSLVSLCKSSNPEVAVESVVIKGPKLGSVLGQVKKMEISILVLSQSKALPFCCLFNNSNEEFVDQCINQAECLTMAVRKQSKGMGGYLVSTRWHKNFWLLA